One Echeneis naucrates chromosome 1, fEcheNa1.1, whole genome shotgun sequence DNA segment encodes these proteins:
- the LOC115047866 gene encoding lysozyme g-like isoform X1, with the protein MGYADIMRVPTTGASWKTSQQDSLGYSGVKASHTMAQTDQARMGQYRSIIVSVGNETDIDPALIAGIISRESRAGNALVNGWGDSGRAWGLMQVDITSTGGGHSAQGAWDSKEHIKQATGILVYFIGRISQKFPGWSREEQLKGLQSESLESNMHQCSCLVSFSFIFVSAGGIAAYNMGDGNVVSKNVDERTTGGDYSNDVVARAQWYKNNGF; encoded by the exons ATGG GTTACGCAGACATTATGCGTGTCCCAACTACTGGTGCTTCATGGAAAACCAGTCAACAGGACAGTCTAGGATACTCAG gTGTGAAGGCATCTCACACAATGGCACAGACTGACCAAGCCAGAATGGGACAGTATAGGTCAATAATTGTTAGTGTGGGAAATGAAACTGACATTGATCCAGCTCTCATTGCCGGTATCATCTCGAGAGAGTCGAGGGCTGGAAATGCACTGGTTAACGGCTGGGGAGACTCAGGAAGAGCCTGGGGATTGATGCAG GTGGATATTACTTCCACTGGAGGAGGACACAGTGCTCAGGGTGCATGGGACAGCAAGGAACACATCAAACAAGCCACTGggattttggtttattttattggCAGGATCAGCCAGAAATTTCCTGgctggagcagagaggagcagctgaaagGTTTGCAATCAGAATCTCTTGAGTCGAACATGCATCAATGTTCTTGTTTAGTTTCGTTCTCATTTATATTCGTCTCTGCAGGAGGGATAGCAGCCTACAATATGGGGGACGGAAACGTTGTATCCAAAAACGTGGATGAACGCACGACAGGGGGAGACTACTCCAACGATGTTGTTGCCAGAGCTCAGTGGTACAAGAACAATGGCTTTTGA
- the LOC115047866 gene encoding lysozyme g-like isoform X2, producing MGYADIMRVPTTGASWKTSQQDSLGYSGVKASHTMAQTDQARMGQYRSIIVSVGNETDIDPALIAGIISRESRAGNALVNGWGDSGRAWGLMQVDITSTGGGHSAQGAWDSKEHIKQATGILVYFIGRISQKFPGWSREEQLKGGIAAYNMGDGNVVSKNVDERTTGGDYSNDVVARAQWYKNNGF from the exons ATGG GTTACGCAGACATTATGCGTGTCCCAACTACTGGTGCTTCATGGAAAACCAGTCAACAGGACAGTCTAGGATACTCAG gTGTGAAGGCATCTCACACAATGGCACAGACTGACCAAGCCAGAATGGGACAGTATAGGTCAATAATTGTTAGTGTGGGAAATGAAACTGACATTGATCCAGCTCTCATTGCCGGTATCATCTCGAGAGAGTCGAGGGCTGGAAATGCACTGGTTAACGGCTGGGGAGACTCAGGAAGAGCCTGGGGATTGATGCAG GTGGATATTACTTCCACTGGAGGAGGACACAGTGCTCAGGGTGCATGGGACAGCAAGGAACACATCAAACAAGCCACTGggattttggtttattttattggCAGGATCAGCCAGAAATTTCCTGgctggagcagagaggagcagctgaaag GAGGGATAGCAGCCTACAATATGGGGGACGGAAACGTTGTATCCAAAAACGTGGATGAACGCACGACAGGGGGAGACTACTCCAACGATGTTGTTGCCAGAGCTCAGTGGTACAAGAACAATGGCTTTTGA
- the LOC115040764 gene encoding lysozyme g-like translates to MDTKTVRRALLHALQDLSRTDFDNFLFTILGRGGEPRILQVDLEGKDRAEVANVLLRTFTESGVKEVVLETLGEIRCNAQKERFAKDINEPSSTPSSTPSSTPVFSYGDIMKVECNGASLETARQDNLNFSGIRASHAMAETDLVEMITYIPVIKKVAQQKGIDPALIAAIISRSSRAGKTLLDGWGSFDGKKSNTFGLMQIEASSVGGVDRLKGEWDDEKHLCQATDILIHFIIRIKHKFPEWSQEQQLKGGIAAYNAGDGNILSYEEMDSKTSSGDYSSDVVARAQWYKEKGLF, encoded by the exons ATGGACACCAAGACCGTTAGGAGAGCTCTGCTTCATGCCCTGCAGGACCTGAGCAGGACGGATTTTGACAATTTCCTTTTCACCATCCTGGGGCGTGGGGGAGAGCCCAGGATCCTACAGGTGGACCTGGAGGGGAAGGACCGGGCCGAGGTGGCCAATGTTCTGCTTCGGACTTTCACCGAGTCCGGAGTGAAAGAGGTGGTTCTGGAGACGCTGGGAGAGATCCGCTGCAACGCCCAGAAGGAGCGCTTCG cCAAGGACATAAATGAACCATCATCCACACCATCATCCACACCATCATCCACACCTGTCTTCA GTTACGGAGACATTATGAAGGTGGAATGTAATGGAGCTTCACTGGAAACAGCTAGACAGGACAATCTCAATTTCTCAG GAATTAGGGCCTCACACGCCATGGCTGAGACTGACCTGGTGGAAATGATCACTTACATACCCGTCATCAAAAAGGTGGCTCAACAGAAAGGAATTGATCCAGCTCTCATCGCTGCCATCATCTCCAGATCTAGCAGGGCTGGAAAGACACTGCTTGACGGGTGGGGCAGCTTTGATGGAAAGAAATCTAACACCTTTGGGCTCATGCAG ATTGAGGCGTCTTCTGTTGGAGGTGTAGATCGTCTAAAAGGAGAATGGGACGATGAGAAGCACCTCTGCCAAGCCACTGACATCCTGATTCATTTCATCATAAGGATAAAGCATAAATTTCCGGAGTGGAGccaagagcagcagctgaaag GGGGAATAGCGGCATATAATGCAGGAGATGGGAACATTCTCTCCTATGAAGAGATGGACAGCAAAACCTCATCTGGAGACTACTCCAGTGATGTTGTTGCCCGGGCCCAGTGGTACAAAGAAAAGGGCCTCTTTTAA
- the LOC115039591 gene encoding N-acetylmuramoyl-L-alanine amidase-like: MTLSCLSVFFLASLLSYSVHCRPAGFHLRNMDSFIQAVRQVEDSNPGLTPLALVRALRRTAGHDDAMTIHFLGSSYNLTDGEVLEKAILNVSSFSFFDKAIYHIVTDHGEERGVILAPDGTTVALAPLLLGIESGLKANMEGTPAVGIFPLTLGRTLGLSFLSLQDFPPSHRLGPNGCWDSVNHPKIFKLSRPATLATDAVINGGMDGVILGINLSNLNGSEQPQALSEILKGYYSFNLHEGEGLDAITALISPRRRELSKAKLESLDLYTKVMETLALVWKLEKTEWIAHDTGVGKAVKDGLRVFTHKYWDCPQIIPRCQWGAKAPQGTPIPLSLPLQFLYVHHTYEPSSPCLSFPKCSRDMRAMQRFHQDDRGWSDIGYSFVVGSDGYIYEGRGWNHLGTHTRGHNDMGYGVSFIGNYTTTLPSRHAMDLLRHRLVRCAVDGGGLVANFTIHGHRQMVNYTPCPGDAFFSEIRTWEHFRERE; this comes from the exons ATGACTTTATCATGTctatcagttttttttcttgcttcacTTTTATCATATTCTGTTCACTGCCGGCCAGCAG GTTTCCATCTACGTAACATGGACAGCTTCATTCAAGCAGTGAGACAGGTCGAAGACTCCAACCCTGGCCTCACCCCTTTGGCTCTGGTCAGAGCACTGCGCAGGACCGCTGGCCATGATGATGCAATGACAATCCATTTCTTGGGGTCGTCATATAATCTCACTGATGGTGAGGTCCTTGAAAAAGCCATTCTCAACGTCTCATCCTTCAGCTTTTTTGACAAGGCTATCTACCACATTGTGACCGACCACGGAGAGGAAAGAGGGGTGATTCTTGCTCCAGATGGCACCACTGTAGCCCTTGCACCGTTACTGCTGGGAATTGAGTCAGGGCTGAAAGCAAACATGGAGGGGACACCAGCGGTGGGAATCTTCCCTCTCACCTTGGGCAGGACACTTGGACTGTCCTTCCTCAGTCTTCAGGACTTCCCACCATCTCATCGTCTGGGGCCTAATGGGTGCTGGGACAGTGTGAACCACCCTAAGATATTCAAGTTGTCTCGCCCTGCAACTCTGGCTACTGATGCTGTGATTAATGGGGGGATGGATGGAGTTATACTGGGCATAAACCTCAGCAACCTAAATGGATCTGAACAGCCACAGGCCCTTAGTGAGATTCTGAAAGGATACTATAGTTTCAATTTGCATGAGGGGGAGGGTCTTGACGCCATCACCGCCCTTATCAGTCCAAGACGAAGGGAGCTCTCAAAAGCCAAACTGGAGTCACTTGATCTTTACACCAAGGTGATGGAGACACTAGCACTGGTCTGGAAGTTGGAGAAGACAGAATGGATTGCACATGACACTGGAGTGGGGAAGGCGGTGAAGGATGGATTGCGGGTATTTACACACAAGTATTGGG ACTGCCCTCAAATCATCCCTCGCTGTCAGTGGGGCGCAAAAGCCCCCCAGGGTACACCTATCCCACTGTCTTTGCCTCTCCAGTTTCTGTATGTTCACCACACCTACGAACCATCCTCTCCATGTTTAtcctttccaaagtgctctcGTGACATGAGAGCCATGCAGCGCTTCCACCAGGACGACCGTGGATGGAGCGACATAGGATACAG CTTTGTGGTTGGCTCTGATGGCTACATCTATGAAGGCAGAGGTTGGAACCACCTCGGCACACACACCAGGGGGCACAATGACATGGGGTATGGTGTGTCTTTCATTGGAAACTACACAACCACTCTGCCTTCTCGCCATGCAATGGACCTATTGCGCCATCGTCTGGTGCGATGTGCAGTAGATGGAGGAGGTCTGGTTGCAAACTTCACCATCCATGGCCATAGACAGATGGTGAACTACACCCCCTGTCCTGGAGATGCCTTCTTTTCAGAGATCAGAACATGGGAACACTTCAGGGAAAGGGAGTAA